In one window of Hevea brasiliensis isolate MT/VB/25A 57/8 chromosome 10, ASM3005281v1, whole genome shotgun sequence DNA:
- the LOC110669450 gene encoding cytochrome P450 CYP82J17: protein MDFSSNLVAIIGVVALVLLCNLWRGRNSKKMKGKLVPEAPGGLPIIGHLHQLGGKKSLARTLGEMADKYGSIFALRLGVHRTVIITDQNAMKDCFTTNDKLFSSRPHSSQAKYVGYDYASFGFAPYGTYWRNMRKLATIELLSNHRTKILNYVQISEVNHLVKDLYLHCKSNKNAKINMSERIEHLILNMITRMVAGKRYFDGNKEARDEKGRPIGEIVREFMFVTGALVPGDLIPLLGWLDIKGIVKTMKRVTSEVDVIIDSWIEEHKMKKTDNDSKKDFIDVMLSVVEDDASMGLKRETIIKATTTAIILAGSDTTAITTIWALSSLVNNRRALKRAQEEIDQKVGRDRCVQVSDVEKLEYLTAIIKETLRLYPPGPLGVPREAAEDCFISGYFIPKGTRLFTHLWKLHRDPNVWSDPEEFIPERFLTINANLDVTGQNFEYLPFSAGRRSCPGLNLAMQVLHLSLARLIQAFDLKTPSNEPVDMTEAQGIVMPRETPLEIVAVPRLAPEFYERE from the exons atgGATTTCTCTTCAAATCTCGTTGCAATTATAGGGGTTGTAGCTCTAGTGCTGCTATGTAATCTATGGAggggaagaaattccaagaaaatGAAGGGCAAGTTAGTCCCGGAAGCACCAGGTGGCTTGCCAATTATCGGCCACCTCCATCAGCTTGGCGGCAAGAAATCACTTGCTAGAACCTTGGGCGAGATGGCTGATAAATATGGCTCCATCTTTGCCCTGAGGCTTGGAGTTCACCGCACAGTCATAATTACCGATCAAAATGCGATGAAGGATTGTTTCACCACCAATGACAAGCTTTTCTCCTCTCGCCCACATTCAAGTCAAGCTAAGTACGTCGGTTACGACTACGCTTCCTTTGGTTTCGCCCCTTACGGTACCTATTGGCGCAACATGCGTAAGTTGGCTACCATTGAGCTCCTCTCCAACCACAGGACTAAGATACTGAATTATGTGCAGATATCAGAGGTGAATCACTTGGTCAAAGATTTATACTTGCATTGCAAGAGCAACAAGAATGCTAAGATCAACATGAGTGAACGGATCGAACATTTGATCTTGAATATGATTACGAGAATGGTTGCAGGGAAGAGGTACTTCGATGGCAATAAAGAAGCGAGGGACGAGAAGGGACGTCCAATTGGGGAAATTGTCAGGGAGTTCATGTTCGTAACAGGGGCTCTTGTTCCTGGAGATCTAATTCCACTCCTGGGATGGTTAGATATTAAAggaattgtgaaaaccatgaagCGTGTGACCAGTGAAGTTGATGTAATCATTGACAGTTGGATTGAAGAACACAAGATGAAGAAGACAGATAATGATTCCAAAAAGGACTTCATCGATGTTATGCTTTCAGTTGTCGAGGACGATGCCTCAATGGGCCTTAAGCGTGAAACCATTATCAAGGCTACAACAACG GCCATTATCCTTGCAGGATCTGATACTACAGCAATCACTACGATATGGGCCTTGTCAAGCTTGGTGAACAATAGGCGTGCGTTGAAGCGTGCCCAAGAAGAGATTGACCAGAAAGTTGGGAGGGATCGATGTGTACAAGTCTCTGACGTTGAGAAATTGGAGTACCTGACGGCTATCATCAAAGAAACCTTGCGCTTATACCCTCCAGGTCCACTGGGAGTTCCACGCGAGGCAGCTGAAGATTGTTTCATATCAGGATACTTTATCCCAAAAGGAACTCGTTTGTTTACACATTTGTGGAAGTTACATAGAGACCCAAATGTGTGGTCGGATCCTGAGGAATTCATTCCAGAAAGATTTCTCACAATCAATGCAAATTTGGATGTTACCGGTCAGAATTTCGAGTATTTACCTTTTAGCGCAGGAAGACGATCTTGTCCTGGATTGAACTTGGCAATGCAGGTGCTGCACTTGAGTCTTGCGAGGTTGATTCAGGCGTTCGATTTGAAAACTCCATCAAATGAGCCAGTGGACATGACTGAGGCGCAAGGAATTGTGATGCCAAGGGAAACTCCCCTTGAAATTGTTGCCGTCCCACGCCTTGCTCCTGAATTTTATGAGCGAGAGTAG